Proteins encoded in a region of the Zea mays cultivar B73 chromosome 4, Zm-B73-REFERENCE-NAM-5.0, whole genome shotgun sequence genome:
- the LOC100276312 gene encoding uncharacterized protein LOC100276312 yields the protein MAKLAAQLKIKFFGLVGRIASCGRAGAGAAYKDAAGATTETTSVATQPVEIRSRGGAPRVDGGAKGHINSDPI from the exons ATGGCGAAGCTTGCTGCGCAGCTCAAGATCAAGTTCTTTGGCCTCGTCGGCCGCATCGCTAGCTGCGgccgcgccggcgccggcgccgcttACAAGGATGCCG CTGGTGCGACGACAGAGACCACGTCAGTGGCAACTCAG CCTGTTGAGATCAGGTCAAGGGGAGGTGCTCCGCGCGTGGATGGAGGGGCCAAGGGCCATATCAACAGCGACCCCAtctag